In Papaver somniferum cultivar HN1 chromosome 1, ASM357369v1, whole genome shotgun sequence, a genomic segment contains:
- the LOC113332123 gene encoding uncharacterized protein LOC113332123 codes for MACLDMYNNTEQQQQHQNSYCSSQMSPRISFSLDFVDTQRMNNTTQRRDYYQSPPASSDFEFSITDNYTMMAAPADELFSKGKLLPFKDTSNNNTKKITLRDELLNDQSTGSTPSSSSSRPPKSPIRWKELLGLKRNRNNNNVSSKKPSSKMGNEEVQANKTQQEMVHSDGGFSFQDSEA; via the exons ATGGCATGTTTAGACATGTATAACAATAcagaacaacaacagcaacatcaaAACAGCTACTGTTCATCACAAATGAGTCCAAGAATTTCATTTTCACTAGATTTTGTTGATACCCAGAGAATGAATAATACTACTCAAAGGAGAGATTACTATCAATCACCACCAGCTTCTTCAGATTTCGAGTTTTCTATTACTGATAACTATACTATGATGGCTGCACCTGCTGATGAGCTTTTTTCTAAAGGAAAATTGTTACCGTTCAAGGATACTTCAAACAACAACACCAAGAAGATAACTTTGAGGGATGAACTTCTCAATGATCAGAGCACAGGTAGtactccatcatcatcatcatcaagaccACCTAAGAGTCCAATCAGGTGGAAAGAGCTTTTAGGTCTGAAAAGAAACAGGAACAATAACAATGTGTCCTCCAAAAAACCATCTTCAAAGATGGGTAATGAAGAAGTGCAAGCTAACAAAACTCAACAG GAAATGGTACATAGTGATGGGGGTTTCAGTTTTCAAGATTCAGAAGCATAA